From Xiphophorus couchianus chromosome 4, X_couchianus-1.0, whole genome shotgun sequence, a single genomic window includes:
- the cebpg gene encoding CCAAT/enhancer-binding protein gamma: MSRPPQPKLITAEHNDVSVIQSQAHAAAASNAASLAGLQQVPQLVPADPSASGGKAAPPSKMKKPSVDKDSEEYRQRRERNNLAVKKSRMRSKQKAMDTQQRVNELKEENERLEAKIKLLSKELSVLKDLFLEHAHNLADNVQPPADAASPAPAQ; encoded by the coding sequence ATGAGCCGGCCGCCACAGCCGAAACTCATCACAGCAGAGCACAACGACGTGAGCGTCATCCAGAGCCAGGCGCACGCCGCCGCAGCGTCCAACGCAGCGTCCCTCGCCGGACTGCAGCAGGTCCCCCAACTCGTCCCCGCCGACCCGTCCGCCTCCGGAGGAAAGGCGGCGCCGCCCAGCAAGATGAAGAAGCCCAGCGTAGACAAGGACAGCGAGGAGTACCGGCAGCGGCGCGAGCGCAACAACCTGGCGGTGAAGAAGAGCCGCATGCGCAGCAAGCAGAAGGCCATGGACACGCAGCAGCGCGTCAACGAGCTGAAGGAGGAGAACGAGCGGCTGGAGGCCAAGATCAAGCTGCTCAGCAAGGAGCTGAGCGTGCTCAAAGACCTCTTCCTGGAGCACGCCCACAACCTGGCCGACAACGTGCAGCCGCCCGCCGACGCCGCCAGCCCCGCCCCCGCTCAGTGA
- the cebpa gene encoding CCAAT/enhancer-binding protein alpha: MPGFRFSMELSNLYEAAPRPLMSSLTHGQQPPSGYRDPADLGGDIGDNETSIDLSAYIDPSAFNDDFLADLFHHGARQDKLKMMSGDFDSAAPQQLYMSGYMDSKMEPFYEHNPPRIRPVAIKQEPRDDEDLNLSLPPSYHHPHPHPHSQYSQHHHQQPPPQQQQQQMPHLQYQIAHCAQTTMHLQPGHPTPPPTPVPSPHHPHQHPQQGGLKLLEHQRGGAKSKKHVDKSSPEYRLRRERNNVAVRKSRDKAKMRNLETQQKVVELSADNERLRRRVEHLTRELDTLRGIFRQLPDGSFKPLGS; encoded by the coding sequence ATGCCGGGCTTTAGGTTCTCCATGGAGCTCTCCAACCTGTACGAGGCGGCGCCGCGGCCCCTGATGAGCAGCCTGACCCACGGCCAGCAGCCCCCCTCCGGTTACAGAGACCCGGCGGACCTCGGCGGGGACATCGGAGACAACGAGACCTCCATCGACCTGAGCGCCTACATCGACCCGTCGGCGTTCAACGACGACTTCCTGGCCGACCTGTTCCACCACGGCGCGCGGCAGGACAAGCTGAAGATGATGAGCGGGGACTTCGACTCCGCGGCCCCGCAGCAGCTCTACATGTCCGGCTACATGGACTCCAAGATGGAGCCCTTCTACGAGCACAACCCGCCGCGCATCCGCCCGGTGGCCATCAAGCAAGAGCCGCGGGACGACGAGGACCTGAACCTCAGCCTGCCGCCCTCCTACCACCACCCGCACCCCCACCCGCACTCCCAGTACTCCCAGCACCATCACCAGCAGCCgccgccgcagcagcagcagcagcagatgccGCACCTGCAGTATCAGATCGCGCACTGCGCGCAGACCACCATGCACCTCCAGCCGGGACACCCGACCCCGCCGCCGACCCCGGTGCCCAGCCCGCACCACCCGCACCAGCACCCGCAGCAGGGCGgcctgaagctgctggagcaCCAGCGGGGGGGCGCCAAGTCCAAGAAGCACGTCGACAAGAGCAGCCCGGAGTACCGGCTGCGGCGCGAGCGCAACAACGTGGCGGTGCGCAAGAGCCGCGACAAGGCGAAGATGCGCAACCTGGAGACGCAGCAGAAGGTGGTGGAACTGTCGGCCGACAACGAGCGGCTGCGGCGCCGCGTGGAGCATCTGACCCGGGAGCTGGACACGCTGCGGGGAATCTTCCGGCAGCTGCCCGACGGATCCTTCAAGCCGCTGGGCAGCTGA